The genomic segment gtggaggattcctccttagatgcttcactagctgctgctttcgaagtactttttgagttccatcCGTCCTCGCTGACCTTGAGCctagtccaaccggatgacccaccaaCATAGTGTTTGTCGTGTCCCGTTTCGATGTTTTCCCTCCCTGTcccgattgtggcagggggattttcagtctcctgcaatccgccagaccttAGCGATGAGGTCGATAGTTCCTGCGGCAAGTGTTCAGCATCAACTGCTGAGTAGTTTCCTGATTCCTCAACCCCACCGTAGGATACAACtgcttcagacttgttgaggtctgctaGACAGGCGGAGTTAAGaaggaatactgcatgtctccggtcaccatcagcttcatccaatctaccaatcttccagtcggtggttaaaAGATTgtgattacattcccttagtcttccaagtatggattcaggatatGAGGGAATTCTtagtatccaagcatgcgccatgcgtcgagaaggaatatcttccttcttgactatatctagtgctgcacctggccagatctcaccaatcttttttgcgcacaacgatacatttcaattgagcgttgatccccaaaggcaattagtctgtatcggcccgataccaacctgcatcgtcacaaattgGAGGAGActcaggaaattccgcaagaacatcggagtatactgatgacagtccattgactatcccattccaattattcctaggtatgcagccctgttcttctcccttgtcgacaactgccatcaaaaaactgtccctagcgacattagcaaaggttcttggacccatcttactattgttcgccctagttcttttaggcatgggatgccctccaggtggcTGCAGCCTTTCCCCGAGCctaatttagggagtctctctccctattagtgagagtcttagagcctctcaataaacctgagagtgaTACGCCTTCTATTATTTCAAaatcttaaagagcgtgttggtttgccggggaaggctaATGGCCTATGCAAATTAAAGGCATacgaagatagaataggttctGCCTTGTCCTTGATACTCGAACCAAGTGTcctcgtcaaaagcccctgctgaccagtcgtctgtcggctagtggggCTGCCGcttcaccagtcgaggtttcagtagcagacaacagactacggcctgataccaccaccgcagctgttggatctttggagtccattctaacaCTACTCCCGGACTCTAGatttgccgctccactggaaacagatgcagatcatcaaccgcctaatggctCCACTAACGTAGCTATCCTTGTGTgacttttttcttaaaaaaagaaacaatgacCAATTACGAGTTACAAAAAAATtctgcggagcgaaataacaaaacgtccgctccactcaacggttcaaacaaggcTCGCGTATAGTATATAGGCGTTGTTATTTTGAAAAACGAAATTACTTGAAAAttaagttaaacaagtaaaagcgtgctaagttcggccggcccgaatcttgggaacccaccgccatggattctgcaaaaaatttatacaaaataaatttagttgagggcAAAACCTTTTTctccataccaaacttctatcaaacctgcaaaaatttaagcttctaggaaccgaacaaggatgatcgagagaccgtatttggcacagttagtggaagtcgtaaaaaaccacagcatgcaaaatctcagccaaataaaacgaaaatttcagcttgtaaggactcaagaagtcaaatcagaatatcggtttatatgagagctctatcagattataaattGATTTGGACCGCTctaagcagagttgttggaagtcataacaaagcactacatgctcaatttcagtcaaatcggacaaaaactgcggcttgtaagggcccaaaAAGTccaaccggcagatcggtttatatgagagctgcatCAGGATATAGACCTATTCGAACCATgcctggcacaattgttggaacttGTAACAGAAcatattatatgggagctataccaacatcctatggtggtgggtataaaaatattagatGGAGGAGACTCTTGATTGGAAGAATATGGTAGCATACATCAAGGCAGCGATTCATTGTAGACAATTAATTAccacagaatttttttaattcataaatAGCCATTATTGCTTTATCTTTGTCCGACTGTCGACTTGATGTCAAGACGTAAAATCTCTTTTTATAGgatgaggtatactaatctagtcattccgtttgtaacacctcgaaatattcgtctaagaccccatgtatattcttgaccgtctcgtcgttctgaatcggtctagccatctccgttcatccgtccgtctgtcgaaatcacgatagaggtcgaaatttagattttgatcgtatcggctcagatttagccgcaattttagtccgatttggctgaaattttacacttcgtgttcttttatgacttttaacaacttagtacggtctaaatcagtctgtaacctggtatagctcccatataaaccgatcgtcgatttttgttgttttgtcagaagtttggtatgcagaataaattatgccctacaacctaatttattttatataaatttttggaagaatccatggtggaaggttcccaagattcggcccggctgaacacgcttgtttttttttaataattgaatTATATTTTTTGTATGGATTTGAAATGTACTTTTGTTGTTATAAATAAAGAGATACTActacggtggttatcccctcacttattaaggcgacatttgtgaggtattcaaatgaaatgtgaaGATCGTGAGGACCGATCTATAGCAGAATTAAGACTGGTTGAATACACGTCTTTGCATCTAAAGGGAAGTAATTCTTAAgcgaatttgatgaaaatttgcatttatatatCTGCTTTGACCTTTAATTTTAGTCTTTCCAAATATTTATGTGATATCTTGATAAagatgatccatggtggagtgtatatacgATTTGACAGGCTGAAGTTCTATTTTTTGTTCATATTActtatttttaatctttttcaGTTTCCCGAAATTGTCAATAGCCTTGGAAAATCACATTTCGCAAATGGTGCCACAGATGTTGTAGCAGAGGCTATAGCTTTTGGTGGAATGGAATATGTGGCAAATATGATAGAAACTTGGGCGGGCTACGAGCAGTTATCAAGCAAAATACGAAGTCTTTCCGCAAGATTTAATGACAAGGTGAAGAAAGTGGTAGATCCCCAGAATAGTGTGGTCAATGTTATCACACATGGAGATCTATGGGTCAATAATGTGCTGTTTAGAAACGAAGCGGATACAAAACACCCAATAGATGTGCTATTTGTAAGTATATGTACAATACCATAATTTATTAGCTctgaactttaatttttgcattcctCTCTTCATGCAGGTAGATTTTCAGAATTCATTTTGGGGAGGCTGTGGCTATGATTTAAATTACTTCATCTATACAAGTTTACAATTACCAGTGCTAAAGGAGAAACGTTTAGAGTTAATCGAAGCTTATTATGTAGCTTTGAAAACCGACTTGCAGAAAATTGGCTATCCTTTGGAGTATATACCCAAATGGAAGGACATCTTGGATGAGATTAAGCGCAGCGAATTAATTGGCCTATATTGCTCTTTATGCGAATTGCCTTTAATAGCCTTGCGGAGGACAACAGCACAACATTTTACGCTTCAAACTTTTGAACAACCTCAAGAGATGGCAAGAATGCGTCTTATTATGTATGACAATGAGAGAGTGAGAGATATGTTGTTGTATACTttaaaatatttcgaggaagttggagttttatagaaaatagaATTGATTTTTTAAACTTACGTGGTATTGCAGATTTTAGGAAAGTCATTGGTCAATAAGGGACTTTTGCTTCTACGCTCTGGAAAGCGGGGAAATTTTCTCATATCATTGTCGAAGAATTCGTAGTGGATTTTCATGGATTCATTGATGGATTTAAGGGGATTGACTTCAAGTATATAATTACTTGCTTGGTGCGAATATGGGCCTAGCTTGGGCAAATGGCTTAGGAATTCAAATCctgtttaaacaaaacaagtaagagcgtgcaatatatatatatataccctccaccatggatcgcatttgtcgagttcttttcccggcatctcttctttggcaaaaaaaggatataagaaaagatttgctctgctattacagcgatatcaagatatggcccggttcggacaacaattaagttatatgttggagacctgtgtaaaatgtcagccaattcgaataagaattgcgccttttggggctcaagaattaaaatagagaaatctatttatataggagctgtatcatgctatggaccgattcagaccataataaacacttatgttgatggtcatgagaggatccgtagtataaaatttcaggcaaatcggataataattgcgacctctagaggctcaagaagtcaagatcccagttcggtttatatggcaacaatattaggttatgaacagatttaaaccttatttggcacggttgttgaaatcataataaaatacgtcatgcaaaattttagccaaatcggataggaattgcgccctttagaagctcaagaagtcaagtttccagatcggtttatatggcagctatatcatgttactgaccgatttgaacctaatttagcacaggtgttggaagtcatagcggaacacgtcgtgcaaaatttcattccaatcggataagaattgcgccggtttatagggcagctatatcaaaatatggaccgatatggcccatttacaatcccaaccggcctacactaataagaagtatttgtgcaaaatttcaagcggctagctttactccttcggaagttagcgtgccttcgacagacagacggacggacatggctagatcgatataaaatgtccagacgatcaagaatatatatactttatgggatctcagacgaatatttcgagtagttacaaacagaatgacgaaattagtatacccccatcctatggtggagggtataaaaatgggaaaaattgaaaataattttataatttccaaTAGTTGTTTCGCCAACAATTACCTTTGACTTTATTATCCTCTCTATTTGTTTGCTGCACAAAATACAATGCGGTGCTTTTTGATCTATTATTATAATACTGGAATTTCTCAATTTCATCAATACAGTATTTGAAAACATCCGTTACACTATCCTTAAAGCATAGTTTCAATGTCAACCTATCTGAGCTGGAAAAAAGAGAAACAACGACAAATTTGTATTAGTTGTAGAAGAATATTCACACTTATGTGTACGcgtgggtgatttttttgaggttaggattttcatgcattagtatttgacagatcacgtgggatttcagacatggtgtcaaagagaaagatgctcagtatgctttgacatttcatcatgaatagacttactaacgagcaacccttggaaatcattgaattttattaccaaaaccagtgttcggttcgaaatgtgttcaaattttgacaaattttgttcagcgatgaggctcatttctggttgaatggctacgtaaataagcaaaattgccgcatttggagtgaagagcaaccagaagccgttcaagaactgcccatgcatcccgaaaaatgcactgtttggtgtggtttgtacgctggtggaatcattggaccgtattttttcaaagatgctgttggacgcaacgttacggtgaatgaacacatttcgaaccgaacactgattttggtaataaaattcaatgatttgcaagcgttgctcgttagtaagtctattcatgatgaaatgtcaaagcatactgagcatctttctctttgacaccatgtctgaaatcccacgtgatctgtcaaatactaatgcatgaaaatcctaacctcaaaaaaatcaccctttatatgttaaTTTAAGAGCGTATTGGTGTgtgtttttttctataaaaaaaatcttagtaTCATTTGCGGTATATTCTACGTAACTAACTGACAATTTTCCACTTgacaaattttatttgcataataattttcttaccaaaagaaaaaaataaaagtaacatatatttttttctccGGGAACTAGGATCTATCATAATCAACTTTGCATTACCATACAATCTCTGGTATGCATATTGTTCTCTCGCATCACAACATCAAATATGTTCACACATTTTTCCATACTAATcatatatgcaaaatatcatcATCACAACAATGATAGTGGTGACACTTTTCTACCTTCTAATAGAACCAATTGTGTGGCATATATGGGAAGAAAGAAGCAAGGATGCATTATTCAATCTCTGCATATTAAATTTTCCTCGGTCGGTTAATTTAAAGGGCATTCGAGCCAACATATTGTAAATTGTCAAGGGAATGAGATTTTCTTTTGGCTAAGGATAAGAAATAATGATATGCTGCCATGTCCATTAAGTTTCAAACTTCAGAATAGCGGCAGTAAATACCATTGATTTTCTAAATCTTGTTTGCAGTTGCGGCAGGACTTGAAATTAACACCATTAAAAACGCATCATTAATGGAAACATGTAGTGTTTGCTACGGTCTAGCGAGATATCGGTATTGAAAGGGTATTAAGTCAACAGTTGATGAATTACACAGTACAAACACTTTgcaattgaatttgaatttgcataGATTGATGTACTAGGCTAAATATACTTAATGACTCTTTATGCACACGCATGAGCGTACTAAGCGATACACTGCTTAGTGTAGGGCACTGTCGgtagggccaaatcggataggaattgtgccctctagaagctcaagaagtcaagtccccagatctgtttatatgacagctatatcaggttatagaccgatttgaaccatatttggcacagttgttggatatcataacaaaataatacgtgcagaaatttattcaaatcggataagaattgcaccttctagaggctcaagaagtcaagacccaagatcggtttatatgagagctatatcaggtaatgaaccgatttgaagcatacttagcacagttgttggatatcataacaaaacacgtcgtgcaaaatttcattccaatcggataagaactgcgcactctagaggctcaagaggtcaagatcaaGGTAAAAAAAGTGGTATCGCGATTTTGGtgccaaaattaattaaatagttTAAAAGGACATTACATTTTATTGTTTGAACAGCTTTTAGTGTTATATGACGGTAAATTGTCTTAAAAGTGATGTAAGAGATGACCTATCAAAGTGGTGCAGTTAATGATaataacaaagcaaaaaaaggtATGTTATAAAAGCTCTACTAGCGAACGAAGAAGGAACCTTTCTACATATTTTTTAATGAGATTTTGATGGCTAGTAAAAGCTTTAATTGAAActcaaaacatctcatgaatcGATCGTGTAGATCACATTAAATTAGCGTTTGAGGTTCGAAAATTGTTCTATATAAATTTAGAATATCTCAATATCGATTTagagttttagtaccattaacCCGCGAGGCCCTGACAACATATTACAACAGAAAACATTTCGTCTGCAGAAACTTGCAGATGAGTGTGTCATCATTAACACAACCTCCGTGTTAACTAGTTTGGGTAGTTCTATGGGGTACATATAAAGTTGAAGTTCTATGGGTTAGATTTAAAGATAAAGTTCCGTGGTATAGGTTCAAGGAAGCACCTTAATAGATGTAATCTGCACTATTTATACCAAATCAACCTCTATATAAATTGAGaatttttcattattctttTAGAGCTTTAGGACCTTGTATATGAGAGTTTACTGTCAAACTATACATTAAAATATCGGTAAGGATATGAAAAACGTAACTTAATAGATTTCAGCTGTAAAAGCTTGCAGATAAATGTGTGGAATCATGTATTGTTAGTACTTCAAGATGGAAACGAAATTTAGAACTGTGACCATTTACACTTTGCAGTATAGTTTGAGCATCGGAATAAAATTATGGATTCTGTTCTCAAATCGCACAAAgctatatataagagctatgtctaaatctgaaccgatttagtccAAAACGAGAAAATGGCGACAGTGTAGTCTaagcaaaatttctttgaaatcggaATAAAATTGTGAATTCTGTGCTCATATTGGACAATACAAtgtagggagctatatctaaatttgaaccgatttgttccaaatcaagcacatttgaagaaaataacGACGATTTTCATTATATAACGATTttccccggccgatacgggatgactatgagcaccacacaggctggaaccttgggctccgacttgtgtggcgcccatcgttatcacgggaaggttagctgaaagctaccaggcgcgtccacaggttacggatggtggaaagctccgtttttatgcggagtagctgcaaatgcggccgcgggcagtcagcgattttcgagaggagagtctcagtgaagagtcaggtggcactggcgagttattggcgtcttcaaataaccaatgcccaacatcagcgtctgttcccaggttaggggcggctggcggtgagcgtcggatcttggagcaagcggctcgccacaacgagggttggggagctgggccagtaacccgccccggaaaactgagaactactatgacaAACAAAGGAAGAGTAAAAatggacccccccaacgttgacgacccatgcaaacgaaaaacggaccatgatttgcggatctgcacctggaatgtccgcaccctttatagagaaggtgcagtatacgcgctggcggatgtattagagaagtataaGGCacatattaccgccttacatcaagtgcgatggactgggaatggcgttactacaacaccaaacggtgacaaactatactatagctgccataacacgaggcatgaatttggctgtggatttgtggttagtcggagactgaaacgccttgtctccagctttactccgatggatgagaggctagccacaatccgcataaaagcatcagccttatttgtgcccatgccccgattgAAGATAAGGACgagccaaggatattttctacgagggcctagagagagaatatgaccggtGCCCCGCCCatggtattaaaatcgttcacgtgagtgtgagcgaattgagatgtacaggaatcagaatgaagtccggaaattctaccaaagaattaaacatcaaaccgatggctttggtgcagacacatcctcctgcagagacaaagatggaaatctggtaactgacacagataacatgctgaggatatggaaagaacattttacccgtttccgatgttggcggcgaagagtataccgcagaaccaatccctgatgatggcatagaatgtttacctcctagtcagaatgaggtccaagtagcagtgacccgactaaagaacaacaaggcagcaggagccgacgggttacccgctgaacaatttaagaccagaggcgacacgctgatgagacgtatgcatcagcttatctgcgcgatctggctagaagaacgcatacccgatgattggaaccttagcatactaagtcccgtacacaagaaaggagacaagaccgaatgtgccaactacagaggattaagtcctccccatcgcatacaagatactctcgagcgtactgtgtaaaagattaaaacctaaagtcaatgagataattgggccctatcaatgcggctttagacctggtaaatccagcctagaccagatattcacactgcgccaaatcctggaaaagacccgagaagggcaaatcaacacctatcatctctttgttgactaagccgccttcgatactcctctacgttcaaaggtatttcaagccatgtatgagtttggtatctctgcaaaattaataagactctgcaggatgacacatgctgataataggaaagaatctctccgaaccatttattaCCAAaccaggtttcagacaaggagacagcctatcgtgtgatctctttaatatcctgctggagaagattatacgagatgcagatgtgaatagatatggcacactaatcacaagagaacacatgctactcgcctatgccgacgacatcgatattataggTCGGCCCCGGAAGTAGTAAttgtagcctttgaaagaatcgaaagagagacagtgaaaatgggtctggaagtaaatggagataagacggaatggatggtttcaactcccaaaaagccttgcacaaccgagcagataaagaaaatggagaaagttgggaacctcaactttgagacagtcattaactttatctacctcggcaccgccgtaaccgaaacgaatgataccagttttgagattaagcaaagaataatactttcaaacagatgctacttgggactacgtaagcagtttagaaacaaggccacctctcgacagacgaagactacattatgcaagacactgatagcacccgtgctgttatatggttctgaagcatgggtaattgtgaaagcagatgaggaagtgcttggagtatttgagagaaatatatggaccagtttgcgttaatggagaatataggctacgtatgaaccacgagctgtatgacgacggctgcgttggctaggtcatgttgtcagaatggatgaagaagctccagcaaagaagtcttttgaaggcaaacacggtggtacacgcaaaccgggaagaccaaaagcccgattgaaagatcaagttgggggagacacctcgaaacttggtgtcagagattttagaatgagcgcagaagatcgaggcgcttggaacgcttttctacgttcggctagtggaacaaatattctgtcatagccaactaaagtaaagtaaagtaagtaatgaCGATTTTAACGGGTTATGGTGAGAGAATCAACAtcattttgtattatttaaatTCTATCCCTGGTACAAACTCATACCTAAAATTTTAGGCcgaaatatcaatatcaatatccaCTGCTTAGTGCCATCACTAAGCAGTGGTCGCTGCCATTggccaaaattcaaaaaattattgtCTTATGTTTGGGACCAAATATGTATACATTAACTCTTAAGAGGTTAAGCATCTCAAAGGTATATATTTGAGTGATTTATTCTAACGGTACTCTTGAAGTATAGCACCAAAATAGAGAGATGTTAACTAAAGTTTTATGTTTATGTTGTAGCCATATCTGCAAGTGGAGGCgtcgatcctcatcaagctcctatGACAGATTGcagcgggaacatgatggccattggttatttaaatgcgTCAATCACCGCACAGATTGGAgcttaaagttccagcctgtgtgatgcaaATACAATAGTTACCCTGTGCCGGTAAGTTTTATGTAGTTTTGTGTCTGTTATGTTGTTGTGCAGGTTATTCAAAATTGGTTGATGTTTTACCTATTCCTTAG from the Stomoxys calcitrans chromosome 1, idStoCalc2.1, whole genome shotgun sequence genome contains:
- the LOC106087801 gene encoding uncharacterized protein LOC106087801, yielding MTHLVNKLLIARVLANNHHTNVDNIEVQTSDVKLSSTNGENFCSDIYVAKVTYKLNGNDLQSSFIVKIMRPEIAEIGTNEEQMFTRVLPTMEEFFNRLRNAKNKLYPRCFLTEKVDGHEFYVLEDLNTMGYFCADRIRGLDEAHARLLMQKIGQFHAASLMYEKKFPEIVNSLGKSHFANGATDVVAEAIAFGGMEYVANMIETWAGYEQLSSKIRSLSARFNDKVKKVVDPQNSVVNVITHGDLWVNNVLFRNEADTKHPIDVLFVDFQNSFWGGCGYDLNYFIYTSLQLPVLKEKRLELIEAYYVALKTDLQKIGYPLEYIPKWKDILDEIKRSELIGLYCSLCELPLIALRRTTAQHFTLQTFEQPQEMARMRLIMYDNERVRDMLLYTLKYFEEVGVL